The genomic window TTTCAGTTGTTCTCTTGATATCTGGGCTTATTACTGTACTGTCTCCCTAGACACGTTTAGACCAATTTCAAAACTTCATTTGACTGAACCATTGATTGCATTTCTTTTAAAGAGCCGTTTGAGGAAATTTCATTCTGGGTTTGGAGCAAAGCATAGAACAGAGACGGCTCGCCTTAGTTGTTAAATGATTTGCTGATTGCTGCTGATGCTGGCAAATCTTCTGTTTTAGATCTTTTAGATTTGAGTACTGcctttgatgtcttttttttttttactggaacGTCTGAAGCACTTGGGTTGGCATCTCTGATTCAGTATTCCTATCTGCATGATAGATCTTATTGTGTGGCTATTGGCCAGCTTACAATCATCACGTGTGAAGCTGATCTGCGGGGTCACCCAGGGTCTGTCCTCTgacctctcctcttctccctctacaCACTACCCCTGGGACATCTCCACAGCCACGATATGCGGATGATACCCAGCTGTACCTCTCTTTTAATCCCCAATGCTTGTAACCATCTTAACTCACTGAACAACTGAATCAGGGATCTTAAATGCTGGATGGTTCAGAATTTCCTACAGCTAATTCTTGAAAAGACGGAAGTGATAGTTATTGGCCCTGGCTCAGCAAAAGTAGCGACACTGTTGGGCTCTCGAACCTAAATTATTACTGCCAAATGTAAAAATCTGCCCCCTCTGGACGTGGCACCAAAGTTTACTCCAAACATGCCCGGGCATAACCTGAGGTCTTCAGCCAAGGCTCTGCCAATCATTCCACGACCGATGCTGAGGACCAAAGGTGGCCGGGCCCTCTGAAACAACCAACCTGAGGATATCAGACTGGCAAGCTCTTTATCCTCTTTTTAATAtctaaagacacatttttatagATGTGTTTTTCGGCAACTGTTACCCCAGCGTTTTTTATTCCTCGAGAAAAAGTTTTTATTCCATATTAAGGTTTTTTTCCCTTGTAAAATTTGTAATGATTGTCTTCCTAACATTACTCTTTTAatccttctttattttattttaatttgtaaagcactttgtaactctGTTTTGATAAGTGTTATGTAAACAAAAGTTATCATTTATAATATTTTGCACATTATCGCTGGATAAaatagcttgtttttttattttaatagcaTCATTTTTCTCGTTATCACAAGATATCgaatcttgttttcttgttagcggctgtggctcagtggtagagttggtcatccCTAAACCGGCATGTAATGTGAATAAATGGATTAGTGAAAACTGATTTATAGTTTACTTAGCAGCCTCCGCCATCAGTGAGTGGATGGGATGGTGCAGTGTATCAAgctctgagtagtcagaagactagaaaagcgctatacaagctcaagtccgccgtttgtttttttgtttttgaaattcTGGAGATGCTCCTtctatcattttttttctgagtgcaCTGCATTTTATCTAGGACTGCTCATGTATGTCTTGCACTTTATCTACATTTTTGTGTTAGTGTttaatagcttttttttaagcttttactTAACTTCTGCactgctttgttcttttttaaatcctgttttaGTTACTTGTCTTCAATATATTTCTGTACTCTTGAATATCTTATCTATGGCACTTTAAATTGCTACGATGTTGAGATGAGGACACATAGAACCTTGCTTGGTCTTACTATGAGCGCTAACAACCAACACCACCTCTTAATCCACCAAAATGTGAAGACATGCTGCAGTGAAGGCTTCATGAGTGAAGTTTCAGAATTTAAGCGCCACATTTATAGTTTTTAAGTCTTTTGGCCATTTTTCCTTTGTTAAAGAAAATGCTctctaaattaaaaaattaatttaCAGTATAATATCATGTCTCTATACTTATTCTTAAGCGAAGTGTCttttaaatagtttattttaattttggtTACCTGACTCTTTAAAGAAACCAAAACcgctttgttttttctttctttgattgCAAAAAATTAAGACATGATTTGAAAGTGCATTTAAGATACATCACTGGACTCTACAACTGAACTCCTATTAAAGCTGCTCTATCTCCCTCTAGTGGCTCTATGTAGCCAGTGCATGTTGCACAGATACTGACAGGTAGTCAAAGACAGGTACTGAGACACagttgagaaatgaaaaaaatgatttcatcttCTGGAATGTTTATTATTGCATGTATTGTTTCTGCCATGCAAAGTGCAAACAAAAGATCTGGGTTCGGATACTTTAGCATTGTACATAAATGATATAATATGAGAAATATTGGAAGTTATTAGTCAGCAAAAAGCTGCAATAATGTGATCATGAACAAAATGTTAGCTACCTTTCAAAGACAATATTTGGGGTCAAAGTTTAAAAAGCCCTGATGAGGCCGTCTCTGTCAAACAAGAGAGTTTTATAGAAGAGGCACTTCAGGTGTGTTGCTTGTTGAAATGCTTGTCACCATGTTTATGCATCATCTCCACCACAGAGCAACACTAAAGCCTTTCTGTAGTCACCCCCGGTATCTCCctgtaacacaaaacaaacaaaggattCAAGAAAGGGGAAAAGGCTTCACAGGTTTATGGTAAATTACATAAATCACTGTTTTGTGTGTAGAATGCAGGGGATTGTTGTGTGCTGGTATGTGTGTACCTTGATCATGGATAACAGAGAGCAGGCAAACATCCTCCTGAACTCAGTTCTGATATCCAACAAGTCCACCTCGCTGCGAGACACCATCACTCTGATCAGGGTGTTGTCATCAGTTCCAGCACCCTGATGTTGGTGAGATAAACGTCCAACATAAATATGCGTTATAACTTTGCCAATACGTAATTATCTAAGAAACAAGGCTTGTGGAAAGGTTGAACATATCtctaaatataaaacagattttGACTTTTACCACACTCACGAAACACTGAAGTCATATCACCCTTATATGTTATTAAGTTTGTACATTCAGCAATAATGGAACCACATTAATATTCATACTGTATGTAATACTGTACTACCTCTGGCTAGAAAATGCAAAAACCTGCTGTTCCTTAATTGGCCACAAGAGTCTGGCTCCAAAAGCAGGCAAATACTACTTAAAGCTACCCTTATTAAAATGAAGGACTTAAggcaaaataaacatgtttacagccatcTAAGAAAGGTGCTGATCTCTACAGCTTTTTGTGATGACTGTAAGGGGATAAAGCTTGTGTGAAACAGCATTTTATTCAGAcctaaaatagttcataaatTAGGGTGCAGTCACTTTGAATAAGGGGGGTTATTTCTAGCCGTCAGCTGAAAGCCTCAAAAGTGATGTGAGATTTTGTACTTAGTATTACTGTTTCGTAATATGCAGACCTTATTACGTTATACACAGACATTATGCATTGGTTAAATACATGATTATTTCAAATGGATTTGGCCGTCTTagacatctttgttttcttaccTTCATTGCATAGTAGAGGGTCTCAGCGAAATAGGCTGGAACGCTCCTGGCACACTTCACTGTAAAGATCGAGAAATAACAGGTGACAATTAAAAATGTGCCAtcataaaacattaaatgtcaAAACCTCCTGAGAGGCTGATGACAGAACAAGTCCAGAGGAGTTTCGTACCAACGGCGAGAAGCAGATCTCTCAGGCCTCCAGAGGTTTCCCTCTTGATGCTCTCCTCCATCTCGTATCCAGACATCTTCATGTAGGCGTCAAATACTGGCAAAACACACGTTCAGAATGAGTCTGGCCATCTAGTGAAACTGGAAAGAAGTTTCtgacaatcttttttttatttcaaagacaAACCTTTCCTGAGATGTTCTGCACTCCGGTTTCCAAGAATGGTGACAAACGATTGTTCGTCTGTGCCAAACTTCTCCTCCCCGGCCTTGAAGAGGGcctgaaacaacagaaacacaaggtTCACATCAAACATGGAAAACaaactgaggggggggggatctctAACTATTTTACATGTCAAGGTGAATTGTAATTTTCACAAGTACTATATTGTAAATATAGGTACAATATGAAACAAATCATATGAATCTTTCATTACTTTGTATCACTGCCGTTTAAACAGATCGTTATCTGGTTGTATAAGATTTGataaaataataactttattccACTTGATAAGATGATCAAATTCTGCTTGCATCTTATTTAATCAGGAATGTTCCAATAATTGTTACAGATTATAATGAGACAGTTTCTCTCTAAGGAATACTTTATTCTAAATCAGAAGATATTTAGCAAACTTTCAGAGAGAGCTTATGAAAAGTAGTGCAAACCATACTTCACTCGCAGTAttgctttgccttttttttttaaacccgcCTTTTTAAGGAATCATGTTACCCACTCCCTCCACTAGATGGCATCATAACACCATTCCAAATTAACAGAATTTAGCTCCTCACCACAAACACGTGACAGTCACACatttcagacagaaacacaaagacaccatTGATGGTGAGGAGCAGAAACATTTACTGCTGAACAGCTGACTCACCTGAGCATCGCTCTCGATGTTCCCATTCTGGATCCCCGTCTGCTTGTTCGCCTGAGGAGAGACAAGACATTTCCATTAGACAGAAGAGGAGATAAGGACAGAGAAGAGGAAATTACataaggagagaaaataaagagaaggcagaggaaaggagaggcGTTTTACCTGAAGCAGAATAACTAGAAGTCTCTTGAAGTGACCAGAAGTGTCTCCTGATACGTCCTCTTCCAGGTTGTCGTCATACtctaaataacattaaaaaaagtgttattcTTTTCTATAACTTCTGCACTGCATCAAGTAAAGTGATTTTTATCCAACATGGTGTTTTCTTCCTCAGTCAGTcactaaaaatattttaaaagcacaattttaagatttgtttCTGAACAAGAAATACTTTGATTGTGTACGGACATAAATGAGAAAATAAGCATTTAAGGAGTTAGCATGTGTCAGCATGACCATTAAAGTTTGACACTAAAATTCAATCAAATCCGGTGGAGAAGAAAGCCCCCACATTTTATAAcaatgttaataataataataacctttATTCATATGACTAAATTCAATGACTTGAAGCCTAAGTTTATTGTGCATGTTACACATGTTGCTCATTTGCATGCACTTATATGTTTATAGGCGCCACTAAATATTAAATACAGTGTTTAATTGAATCACTGGCATTTACAGGGGTgtatgtttaagtgtgtgtgtgtgtgtgtttttaccttgTCTGTAAGCACTGATGATTTCCTTCACCTGCTCAGGTGTTCTGGAGGCTAGGATCTCCACCAGAACCTTCTCATCTGTTCCTGCCCCCTACAGGTCAAAGGGGGaaatgtgagaggaaataagCTTTCTTGACAGCTAATAAGTGTACATATATAAACTTGAAATCTTCAGTCCATGGGAGTCCTTAACATCTTATAACATCCTATATCTGTCAGCGGCGGTTCATACCTTGATGGCATTGCGGAGTGAGGTCACATCATAAGCAATGGGTGGAGTCATCAGACCCACAATCAGTGTCTCAAATTTTCCACCCAGCTCCCCCTTCAGGTTATCTATCAGATcctgtcaagaaaaaaaaacattatgtacTTTATGTAAATCCTGTTTGTGACTGTGAAGTTTCAAAACTAATCAGGGAATTTACTGTTGTGGTATGCGGCTGGATTATTTCTCCATGGTTTGTGTGATCTTGTCATGTCACATATTCAGATTTTCTGCCAATGATTTGTAAGGCAAGGTACTTAATTTGACCGTGTCATGTGGGGAGTTGTGAAGCTGTGCACGAGGTCGCTGGGTTTATAGGCCTCAGTATGATTGTGCAAAGGTAGTAAAGTATGTATGGCTTGTGCTATCAAGGTTTTCGTTACAAATAGAGCTGTATAACTTGGTGACTAAGTCCCTTGTTCAACTGAAAGAGCGTACCAAACCTTTTGAGAATATTCTTAAGACCAAACAACCTCTATGTgttggtcgggttatatatgtctgttcggtatcgtgcactttgggttcttttctgttgaattattttttgtatttcgcatctgttatattcttgctgttgttaatgttcttctgtgtttggtttagtttgctttgttcttgtttttgctgtttgtcaaagcacttcgtaaacctgtgtttttaaaagatgctatataaataaagttattattattattacgtCTGTACAGTACATATGAAGCTGGAGCCAGCTTGTTAGTTAGCTTATTTTAGTTGAACTCAGCTTAGCTTTCATGCACAGTACACTTGAGCTTGAATAAATGGCTGCTAGCTGAGGTTTAATGTTTTCCCCTTTCATTAACAAAATCAAGTTTAAGCTTACTTAGTTAAGGCAAGCCTCAGTTTAAGGTAATGTGTGGAGTACTGATGACCTACTCCAGCAGGTGTGTTGTCCTAATATGAAGAacttatttaattattataGCAATCCTTTTTGGCTCAATATATCTCAGTAGTTCATATCAAAATTGgtagatttttttctgttttgtttccctGGTATAAGGGAAAAAGGTGCATTGTGCCAGTTCTTCACAGGTTCAAACAGCAGTTGGTTTTTGAAGAATACTGAGGCCTTTACAAAAAGTCAGAGCTCGTTTGTTTATGTCTGATCATGTGTTAAACAGCTGCCAAAGGTAATCCAACCTTTCCAAACAGAGTCTTGTAGGCCGTCTTGATGTCCTGCCTCTGAGCATTGCTGCGCGCCGTCAACAGCTGCAAGATGGCGTCCTCGTCGGTCCCTATGGCAACAAGCAGCATGATTACGGAACCAAGCGGGACGAGTTTGTCAGCTTGCTCTGTCTACTTGCACTgttgatcaaactttttttttaaccacataaTTACAGCCTTCAAATGAGGTCAGCACATGAGTGACTCAAGTTGCATCGCTCCTCGTGGTTCTATGACTCACGGCTGTCTGGGTGGAGCTTCAAACAGACAGCGCTGCTATGACGCTAATTTATCAGGTAGGAACTCCCAGTAAAACACTCTCTCATTGGTTTGTTAGGATTGTAGTACTGACTGACATGGCTTTAACATATCACATTACACTGTGCTGACAGGTAACGTTCATAGTACACACAAATATCTTACCGATGCCCTTCATGGCTTTGTAGAGCATCTCAGCATCTGAGGTGGCATTGAAGTTTAAACTGGGTTTCACAGTTCCTCTGCTGGCCTGCAACATAGGACAGGTAGAGAGACGAGGGTTATTAAGGAGTAAGTTACCTAACATCCACCTTTTCTTTcaagaaagtattttttttttagtatggCAACTTGTACTTCTCCTGAAACATTGACCACGTTACTGTCATTTGAAATGCATTTCAaagttctattaaaaaaaaaaaaaaaaggaaaataaaaggtCAAAATATTACACAGAACCCATACTACCAAATATAGAAGAACCTAATACTATATACACTCACAAGTGCACACTTATCAATTTTGCTCTTAAAATACTATATTCTATGTTTATTAAAAGTGTATCCTATCACATTAacttataaatatattaaaagaaaaccttTATAAGCATAACCAGACAGTGGTCTGTCCGTctaactaaagaaaaaaaataaccaatTACTTTgactaaaatatatatatataaaaaaaatctattgcACAGAACATCACCACAGTTTCTCTGTCTTTTATTgaaaatatcttttaaaattTTTTAGTAACACTTTTCATGAGACTCTGAGACATTACTATGTCCTCCTTTTTTTACACGTCTAATTGTCCTCtgatgttaaatgttttctttttggctgACTGTTGATCCTGTACTCGTTAGCAGTAACATAAGAAGAAGTCACTCTGTGGATGTTATTATAATTTAGAAAACATTATTTACGCGTGTTGAATTTGTCCCACTACTAGAAAGTACTTTAGAAGAGGAGAACAGTTCTGCTGTTTATGGTTTCTTCAAACtaaatcatacacacacatgtatgtatAATCTCAGATATCTTGTAGAAATAATCATCAAAGACTTAGCCTCTTTATAtcaaagcagaacatttttttttttttttatctctacaAAGATGCTTAAATGGATATAAAACACTGTGTCAGGGATGTTTGCTGTGCAGACACTCATCAAATACTTTCAATCCTTTCAGATGCATGAACTTATAATGACTTgcagctgcaggaaacacatGCAGATGTGGACACAAGCTCTCACATTAAAACCACTCAGTTCATGCAGTCCTGTTTCATAACATGTTCCCACATCATTTCTTAACCTTCTAACTGCCACCTAAGTCTCACGTTACTTAAGCTGTTGAAATATGACGtataaaggaaaatgaaaacgCACTTCAGTGTAGTTATTATCCTGAAAAGTATTTCAGAACTACAGACTTTAGCTCACTGAAGGCTGGAAGAATGTAAAAGACTGGACACTCACTAAAACTGTGACACTTTACAATGAAATAGCCAAGTGTTTGCTTCTAATTTCAAGGAGAGAGATGTTTAAAGTGGTAAACCAGGGGAATGTCTCAGGAATCCTGACTCTGAAAAACTGGCAGAGAAAAAGTGGGCTGTCCGAACAACTGGGACAACCAGGATTCTGTCTTTCCACAGAAAGGAAAGCCAAAATGTCCACGAGttcttcattttcataaacacacTCAGCACCACAAGCTAAACACACAATCTAATCAGATTGCAAATGGCTGTTAGAACAGGACGGTATTGAGACAACAACTCAACACAATGCAGAATGTCCTCTGGAATGTTAGGATCAGGTTTAGTTCATATAGCGAGTGATAAGTTTGGTACTATGGAGCGAGTTCAGACATGACCTGAGGCGGAGGGTTTGTGATGAAGGTATGTTGACCCGCCATATGTAAACAGAGACTGTCACAGCTGCTATCTGTGCTTCAGAGAGTACGGACAGTGGCACCACACAGGTCTTATCTTTGCGTTTGTAACAATGGAGCGCCACATAATCGATCGTCACAGTTGTAAAAGAAGTTCCCTTTCATGTTCTCTCATAATGTGTTTTACTGCTAACTGAACTATTACCCGCCCCCAAGAACAGATAATATAAACATCATATACACCATGCTCTGTTACTACAGAATGACATAAGAGAATAGTGGACTAAATGGGATACAAACGTAAATGACAAAGAGTTTGAAATTCAGACAATTATGCATATGTGATGTAAACTGCACATGAATCATAGTTATTCTGTGACTAACAACTCCTATGTATACCACCTCAAGTAAGTCAATTACATTTGTTCTGTTCAGTAAAACAGTGAAGGTAATGAAAAACTAAGAGGacgattttaaaatgttatgacAGGAATATACAACACAGCTCAGTTGGGTGGagcagagagtggggaatgacgaggtggaaaggagccacagttcggattcgaacctgggccgcctgcctgGGGGActggcgcactaaccactgtgccatcAGCACTCCGGTTCAGCTCATTttaaatggattaaaaaaaaaaaaaaaaggatggccAGTTGTGCAGATAGTCTGACAGTTATTGACGCTGTAGTTTTCCAAGCatgcagcctgggtttgaatccaacctgcgGCTCTTTTCCCCACATGTCTTTACTCTTTTTCTCCCAGGTTTCCTACGCTGTCCACTATGCTATCTACATAAAGGCACAAGAtgcccagaaataaatctttaaaaaataaaaaaaataaaaaaaagatggctaATCAATAATTGTAACTTAGGAAACATCACAATCACCAGAAACACAACTCAGTGTTTAGAATTTTCCTGGGACAGCAAGGGTGCTTGTTCTGTCAACATCAGTATTTCTAAGAATCTGGACAAAACTGCTGACAAATGCTCATTAACTAAACTTAATACAATCATCTTTAAACTTGGATTgaagacatgacatgacatgattGGATGATAGAGAGTATCTTGGATTGACTTCAAATTAAGTGCGGTTTCCATCATTCAATACGAGGGTGTGGCTTCACGTGTATTTAATAATGTTTTACACAACTTTGCAGTCAATGACAGAggaatcgttttttttttaaggctttgaaaaaaaacagacaccgTCCTTTTCTCGTTGGTACGATCGACTTATTTCTGTTTAAATCTTTTAACTgcttaaactaaaaaaaaacaccttcctCAAACTAGACGTGTATCAAAGGAAGACCTAAAACAGttattactaaaaaaaaaaagactttaagtTTATATCCTCACAATAAACTTATCATCATAAATatgatgtaaaaacatgttttatggcTCCACCCTGACAAAGAGGAACAGAACGGATTCCCCTTTAAGAGAGGGAGGGCCGCTTTAAACTCCAGGCTAGACATACGagtataaaacacacacacacacacacacacacacatacacacacatacacatagaaGGAGGAGAGACCCACCCGAATGGACCAGAGCCCACATGACTCATACACTAAACTTCCCCAAATGAAACCTCTTCAACTCCACAAGcgaacacaaacaaatgtacaCAGCAAATAAACTTAAAGTAACTTTAGTTAAAGTGTCCATTTGAAGATTACTATTTTGAAGTTTACCTGACTATAGAAACGAGCTGCTTATTGAACTGTGTGTAAACACTTTTCAGTATCTTCAATCTTCAGATGATCTGCTACGGAAAATATTTTGCTTTTAACGATACGTCTAAACAGTCCCTACAATTTGAACAACATTGAAAGAATAGTGAGCTTGCTTTTTGGTagtcttaacttttttttttttttacatctacgTTCAATGTTTGACTTTATAATAGGAAAAATGTGGGCGTTGTCTTTCAGCTCAGATGGTATTTGTGACTCATGCATTTGCATAAATAACGGACTTCATCGACCATTACTTTTTAGCCATGGGTTTGATATAATATACTCTGATAGGCAATAAAGTTTTGTCGACGAGCTTCTTTGTGTTGACAGcttgggggagaaaaaaaaaaaaagtattg from Labrus bergylta chromosome 1, fLabBer1.1, whole genome shotgun sequence includes these protein-coding regions:
- the anxa5b gene encoding annexin A5b isoform X1; translated protein: MLQASRGTVKPSLNFNATSDAEMLYKAMKGIGTDEDAILQLLTARSNAQRQDIKTAYKTLFGKDLIDNLKGELGGKFETLIVGLMTPPIAYDVTSLRNAIKGAGTDEKVLVEILASRTPEQVKEIISAYRQEYDDNLEEDVSGDTSGHFKRLLVILLQANKQTGIQNGNIESDAQALFKAGEEKFGTDEQSFVTILGNRSAEHLRKVFDAYMKMSGYEMEESIKRETSGGLRDLLLAVVKCARSVPAYFAETLYYAMKGAGTDDNTLIRVMVSRSEVDLLDIRTEFRRMFACSLLSMIKGDTGGDYRKALVLLCGGDDA
- the anxa5b gene encoding annexin A5b isoform X2, yielding MASRGTVKPSLNFNATSDAEMLYKAMKGIGTDEDAILQLLTARSNAQRQDIKTAYKTLFGKDLIDNLKGELGGKFETLIVGLMTPPIAYDVTSLRNAIKGAGTDEKVLVEILASRTPEQVKEIISAYRQEYDDNLEEDVSGDTSGHFKRLLVILLQANKQTGIQNGNIESDAQALFKAGEEKFGTDEQSFVTILGNRSAEHLRKVFDAYMKMSGYEMEESIKRETSGGLRDLLLAVVKCARSVPAYFAETLYYAMKGAGTDDNTLIRVMVSRSEVDLLDIRTEFRRMFACSLLSMIKGDTGGDYRKALVLLCGGDDA